Proteins found in one Triticum urartu cultivar G1812 chromosome 4, Tu2.1, whole genome shotgun sequence genomic segment:
- the LOC125551222 gene encoding uncharacterized protein LOC125551222, whose product MSVQVLVTMCSYPNFMGYPWRPSLRASAPHVFITRADASILGGSFPVGLLGDPAYGPRLHRLNYEKSKDSSACRNRFTDNAFRATSVALGRARTGARPTLIFRGRKLRIGSSRPTQYEASRSLPSCTERRAEPADGRSCAGQWKVRAERPVASWSSEGGGQRPHPACDEDMTTLDTTKNIAYMHICQE is encoded by the exons ATGTCCGTCCAAGTACTGGTCACCATGTGCTCCTACCCGAACTTCATGGGGTACCCGTGGCGGCCTTCACTGCGTGCGTCCGCCCCTCATGTCTTCATCACCAGAGCCGACGCCTCGATCCTTGGTGGCTCCTTCCCCGTCGGATTGCTCGGGGATCCAGCTTATGGACCCCGTCTACATCGTCTCAACTATGAGAAGTCCAAAGACAGCAGCGCGTGCAGGAATCGCTTCACCGACAACGCGTTCCGGGCCACAAGCGTAGCTCTCGGTAGGGCGAGGACGGGCGCCCGCCCTACCTTGATTTTCCGGGGAAGAAAATTACGTATAG GTTCCAGCCGTCCAACGCAGTATGAAGCCAGCCGGAGCTTACCTAGCTGCACGGAGCGGCGTGCAGAGCCGGCGGACGGCCGCAGTTGCGCGGGCCAGTGGAAAGTGAGAGCAGAGAGGCCGGTGGCCAGCTGGAGCAGCGAGGGCGGCGGTCAGCGTCCACACCCCGCCTGTGacgaggacatgactaccttggatacgaccaaaaatattgcatacatgcatatttgtcag gaatag